A genomic segment from Capra hircus breed San Clemente chromosome 7, ASM170441v1, whole genome shotgun sequence encodes:
- the C7H19orf24 gene encoding uncharacterized membrane protein C19orf24 homolog translates to MGPRLLPPRLLLLSALLLPPLLYGAEDTPPSPQDTLSLSPPVVTNGSQPGAPHNDTHPGPLGSPGSPLLRSFYVVTGLIVLAALYFLIRAFRLKKPQRRRYGLLANTEDPTEMTSMDSDEETVFETRNLR, encoded by the exons ATGGGGCCGCGCTTGCTGCCGCCGCGGCTCCTGCTGCTGTCGGCGCTCTTGCTGCCGCCACTGCTGTACGGAGCCGAGGACACGCCCCCGTCTCCACAGGACACGCTGTCGCTGTCGCCGCCCGTCGTGACGAACGGGAGCCAGCCGGGTGCACCGCACAACGACACACACCCGGGGCCACTGGGCTCGCCGGGCTCGCCGCTGCTGCGCTCGTTCTACGTGGTCACGGGCCTCATCGTCCTAGCCGCTCTCTACTTCCTCATCCGGGCATTCAG ATTGAAAAAGCCACAGCGGAGGAGATACGGGCTCCTGGCCAACACCGAGGACCCCACCGAGATGACGTCAATGGACAGTGACGAGGAGACAGTCTTTGAGACAAGGAACCTGAGATG A
- the CIRBP gene encoding cold-inducible RNA-binding protein isoform X3: protein MASDEGKLFVGGLSFDTNEQSLEQVFSKYGQISEVVVVKDRETQRSRGFGFVTFENIDDAKDAMMAMNGKSVDGRQIRVDQAGKSSDNRSRGYRGGSAGGRGFFRGGRGRGRGFSRGGGDRGYGGSRFESRSGGYGGSRDYYSSRSQGGGYDRSSGGSYRDSYDSYAYGSCSPSEDRSVVRPTEPSETQAAPWASSYVEIVLSPRLNGSQCDPEEVWPENSVDLGSLSQEGLYPGSSQRHGCLPSQPVA, encoded by the exons ATGGCATCAGATGAGGGCAAGCTTTTCGTCGGAGGGCTGAGTTTTGACACCAATGAGCAGTCACTGGAGCAGGTCTTCTCAAAGTATGGACAGATATCTGAAG TGGTGGTCGTGAAAGACAGGGAGACCCAGCGATCCAGGGGCTTTGGGTTTGTCACCTTTGAAAACATCGACGATGCCAAGGACGCCATGATGGCTATGAATGGGAAG TCTGTGGATGGGCGGCAGATCCGGGTGGACCAGGCAGGCAAGTCATCTGATAACCGATCCCGTGGATACCGAGGTGGTTCTGCTGGAGGCCGGGGCTTCTTCCgtgggggccggggccggggccgtgGTTTCTCCAGAG GAGGTGGGGACCGCGGCTATGGGGGGAGCAGGTTCGAGTCCAGGAGTGGGGGCTATGGAGGCTCCAGAGACTACTACAGCAG CCGGAGTCAGGGTGGCGGGTACGACCGGAGCTCTGGCGGGTCCTACAGAGACAGCTACGACAGTTATG CCTATGGAAGCTGCAGCCCCTCGGAGGACAGAAGTGTTGTGCGCCCAACAGAACCCTCTGAGACGCAAGCCGCTCCCTGGGCTAGCTCATATGTGGAGATAGTCCTGTCACCGAG GTTGAATGGAAGTCAGTGTGACCCGGAGGAAGTGTGGCCTGAGAACAGTGTTGACCTGGGGTCCCTGTCCCAGGAGGGACTCTACCCAGGATCGAGCCAGAGGCACGGATGCCTGCCTTCGCAGCCCGTCGCCT GA
- the CIRBP gene encoding cold-inducible RNA-binding protein isoform X6 — protein sequence MASDEGKLFVGGLSFDTNEQSLEQVFSKYGQISEVVVVKDRETQRSRGFGFVTFENIDDAKDAMMAMNGKSVDGRQIRVDQAGKSSDNRSRGYRGGSAGGRGFFRGGRGRGRGFSRGGGDRGYGGSRFESRSGGYGGSRDYYSSRSQGGGYDRSSGGSYRDSYDSYAYGSCSPSEDRSVVRPTEPSETQAAPWASSYVEIVLSPRLNGSQCDPEEVWPENSVDLGSLSQEGLYPGSSQRHGCLPSQPVASDVLLARLGHRVQGVPGGQACGAGTAVCPHRRCDKKAWKSHLNKGMVCPPTNLESRLGRGVEGGH from the exons ATGGCATCAGATGAGGGCAAGCTTTTCGTCGGAGGGCTGAGTTTTGACACCAATGAGCAGTCACTGGAGCAGGTCTTCTCAAAGTATGGACAGATATCTGAAG TGGTGGTCGTGAAAGACAGGGAGACCCAGCGATCCAGGGGCTTTGGGTTTGTCACCTTTGAAAACATCGACGATGCCAAGGACGCCATGATGGCTATGAATGGGAAG TCTGTGGATGGGCGGCAGATCCGGGTGGACCAGGCAGGCAAGTCATCTGATAACCGATCCCGTGGATACCGAGGTGGTTCTGCTGGAGGCCGGGGCTTCTTCCgtgggggccggggccggggccgtgGTTTCTCCAGAG GAGGTGGGGACCGCGGCTATGGGGGGAGCAGGTTCGAGTCCAGGAGTGGGGGCTATGGAGGCTCCAGAGACTACTACAGCAG CCGGAGTCAGGGTGGCGGGTACGACCGGAGCTCTGGCGGGTCCTACAGAGACAGCTACGACAGTTATG CCTATGGAAGCTGCAGCCCCTCGGAGGACAGAAGTGTTGTGCGCCCAACAGAACCCTCTGAGACGCAAGCCGCTCCCTGGGCTAGCTCATATGTGGAGATAGTCCTGTCACCGAG GTTGAATGGAAGTCAGTGTGACCCGGAGGAAGTGTGGCCTGAGAACAGTGTTGACCTGGGGTCCCTGTCCCAGGAGGGACTCTACCCAGGATCGAGCCAGAGGCACGGATGCCTGCCTTCGCAGCCCGTCGCCT CAGATGTTTTACTGGCAAGGTTGGGGCACAGGGTTCAAGGTGTTCCAGGAGGACAGGCCTGTGGTGCTGGCACGGCGGTGTGTCCTCACCGGCGATGTGACAAGAAAGCGTGGAAGTCACATTTGAATAAAGGGATGGTGTGTCCACCCACAAATCTTGAGTCTCGTTTGGGGCGTGGTGTGGAGGGCGGACACTGA
- the CIRBP gene encoding cold-inducible RNA-binding protein isoform X2, producing the protein MSSHWSRSSQSMDRYLKSVDGRQIRVDQAGKSSDNRSRGYRGGSAGGRGFFRGGRGRGRGFSRGGGDRGYGGSRFESRSGGYGGSRDYYSSRSQGGGYDRSSGGSYRDSYDSYAYGSCSPSEDRSVVRPTEPSETQAAPWASSYVEIVLSPRLNGSQCDPEEVWPENSVDLGSLSQEGLYPGSSQRHGCLPSQPVASDVLLARLGHRVQGVPGGQACGAGTAVCPHRRCDKKAWKSHLNKGMVCPPTNLESRLGRGVEGGH; encoded by the exons ATGAGCAGTCACTGGAGCAGGTCTTCTCAAAGTATGGACAGATATCTGAAG TCTGTGGATGGGCGGCAGATCCGGGTGGACCAGGCAGGCAAGTCATCTGATAACCGATCCCGTGGATACCGAGGTGGTTCTGCTGGAGGCCGGGGCTTCTTCCgtgggggccggggccggggccgtgGTTTCTCCAGAG GAGGTGGGGACCGCGGCTATGGGGGGAGCAGGTTCGAGTCCAGGAGTGGGGGCTATGGAGGCTCCAGAGACTACTACAGCAG CCGGAGTCAGGGTGGCGGGTACGACCGGAGCTCTGGCGGGTCCTACAGAGACAGCTACGACAGTTATG CCTATGGAAGCTGCAGCCCCTCGGAGGACAGAAGTGTTGTGCGCCCAACAGAACCCTCTGAGACGCAAGCCGCTCCCTGGGCTAGCTCATATGTGGAGATAGTCCTGTCACCGAG GTTGAATGGAAGTCAGTGTGACCCGGAGGAAGTGTGGCCTGAGAACAGTGTTGACCTGGGGTCCCTGTCCCAGGAGGGACTCTACCCAGGATCGAGCCAGAGGCACGGATGCCTGCCTTCGCAGCCCGTCGCCT CAGATGTTTTACTGGCAAGGTTGGGGCACAGGGTTCAAGGTGTTCCAGGAGGACAGGCCTGTGGTGCTGGCACGGCGGTGTGTCCTCACCGGCGATGTGACAAGAAAGCGTGGAAGTCACATTTGAATAAAGGGATGGTGTGTCCACCCACAAATCTTGAGTCTCGTTTGGGGCGTGGTGTGGAGGGCGGACACTGA
- the CIRBP gene encoding cold-inducible RNA-binding protein isoform X1, protein MASDEGKLFVGGLSFDTNEQSLEQVFSKYGQISEVVVVKDRETQRSRGFGFVTFENIDDAKDAMMAMNGKSVDGRQIRVDQAGKSSDNRSRGYRGGSAGGRGFFRGGRGRGRGFSRGGGDRGYGGSRFESRSGGYGGSRDYYSSRSQGGGYDRSSGGSYRDSYDSYAYGSCSPSEDRSVVRPTEPSETQAAPWASSYVEIVLSPRLNGSQCDPEEVWPENSVDLGSLSQEGLYPGSSQRHGCLPSQPVAYVLLARLGHRVQGVPGGQACGAGTAVCPHRRCDKKAWKSHLNKGMVCPPTNLESRLGRGVEGGH, encoded by the exons ATGGCATCAGATGAGGGCAAGCTTTTCGTCGGAGGGCTGAGTTTTGACACCAATGAGCAGTCACTGGAGCAGGTCTTCTCAAAGTATGGACAGATATCTGAAG TGGTGGTCGTGAAAGACAGGGAGACCCAGCGATCCAGGGGCTTTGGGTTTGTCACCTTTGAAAACATCGACGATGCCAAGGACGCCATGATGGCTATGAATGGGAAG TCTGTGGATGGGCGGCAGATCCGGGTGGACCAGGCAGGCAAGTCATCTGATAACCGATCCCGTGGATACCGAGGTGGTTCTGCTGGAGGCCGGGGCTTCTTCCgtgggggccggggccggggccgtgGTTTCTCCAGAG GAGGTGGGGACCGCGGCTATGGGGGGAGCAGGTTCGAGTCCAGGAGTGGGGGCTATGGAGGCTCCAGAGACTACTACAGCAG CCGGAGTCAGGGTGGCGGGTACGACCGGAGCTCTGGCGGGTCCTACAGAGACAGCTACGACAGTTATG CCTATGGAAGCTGCAGCCCCTCGGAGGACAGAAGTGTTGTGCGCCCAACAGAACCCTCTGAGACGCAAGCCGCTCCCTGGGCTAGCTCATATGTGGAGATAGTCCTGTCACCGAG GTTGAATGGAAGTCAGTGTGACCCGGAGGAAGTGTGGCCTGAGAACAGTGTTGACCTGGGGTCCCTGTCCCAGGAGGGACTCTACCCAGGATCGAGCCAGAGGCACGGATGCCTGCCTTCGCAGCCCGTCGCCT ATGTTTTACTGGCAAGGTTGGGGCACAGGGTTCAAGGTGTTCCAGGAGGACAGGCCTGTGGTGCTGGCACGGCGGTGTGTCCTCACCGGCGATGTGACAAGAAAGCGTGGAAGTCACATTTGAATAAAGGGATGGTGTGTCCACCCACAAATCTTGAGTCTCGTTTGGGGCGTGGTGTGGAGGGCGGACACTGA
- the CIRBP gene encoding cold-inducible RNA-binding protein isoform X5 has product MASDEGKLFVGGLSFDTNEQSLEQVFSKYGQISEVVVVKDRETQRSRGFGFVTFENIDDAKDAMMAMNGKSVDGRQIRVDQAGKSSDNRSRGYRGGSAGGRGFFRGGRGRGRGFSRGGGDRGYGGSRFESRSGGYGGSRDYYSSRSQGGGYDRSSGGSYRDSYDSYG; this is encoded by the exons ATGGCATCAGATGAGGGCAAGCTTTTCGTCGGAGGGCTGAGTTTTGACACCAATGAGCAGTCACTGGAGCAGGTCTTCTCAAAGTATGGACAGATATCTGAAG TGGTGGTCGTGAAAGACAGGGAGACCCAGCGATCCAGGGGCTTTGGGTTTGTCACCTTTGAAAACATCGACGATGCCAAGGACGCCATGATGGCTATGAATGGGAAG TCTGTGGATGGGCGGCAGATCCGGGTGGACCAGGCAGGCAAGTCATCTGATAACCGATCCCGTGGATACCGAGGTGGTTCTGCTGGAGGCCGGGGCTTCTTCCgtgggggccggggccggggccgtgGTTTCTCCAGAG GAGGTGGGGACCGCGGCTATGGGGGGAGCAGGTTCGAGTCCAGGAGTGGGGGCTATGGAGGCTCCAGAGACTACTACAGCAG CCGGAGTCAGGGTGGCGGGTACGACCGGAGCTCTGGCGGGTCCTACAGAGACAGCTACGACAGTTATG GTTGA
- the CIRBP gene encoding cold-inducible RNA-binding protein isoform X4, whose product MASDEGKLFVGGLSFDTNEQSLEQVFSKYGQISEVVVVKDRETQRSRGFGFVTFENIDDAKDAMMAMNGKSVDGRQIRVDQAGKSSDNRSRGYRGGSAGGRGFFRGGRGRGRGFSRGGGDRGYGGSRFESRSGGYGGSRDYYSSRSQGGGYDRSSGGSYRDSYDSYATHNE is encoded by the exons ATGGCATCAGATGAGGGCAAGCTTTTCGTCGGAGGGCTGAGTTTTGACACCAATGAGCAGTCACTGGAGCAGGTCTTCTCAAAGTATGGACAGATATCTGAAG TGGTGGTCGTGAAAGACAGGGAGACCCAGCGATCCAGGGGCTTTGGGTTTGTCACCTTTGAAAACATCGACGATGCCAAGGACGCCATGATGGCTATGAATGGGAAG TCTGTGGATGGGCGGCAGATCCGGGTGGACCAGGCAGGCAAGTCATCTGATAACCGATCCCGTGGATACCGAGGTGGTTCTGCTGGAGGCCGGGGCTTCTTCCgtgggggccggggccggggccgtgGTTTCTCCAGAG GAGGTGGGGACCGCGGCTATGGGGGGAGCAGGTTCGAGTCCAGGAGTGGGGGCTATGGAGGCTCCAGAGACTACTACAGCAG CCGGAGTCAGGGTGGCGGGTACGACCGGAGCTCTGGCGGGTCCTACAGAGACAGCTACGACAGTTATG CTACACACAACGAGTAA